Genomic DNA from Triticum dicoccoides isolate Atlit2015 ecotype Zavitan chromosome 4B, WEW_v2.0, whole genome shotgun sequence:
TGATTTCACTCATATGAAAAAACTGATGTCACTCGTTTCAAAAAATAATTTCACTAAACTGTGAAAACAGATTTCACTGATTTTCACTATTTTAAATAACCAGTTTGGCTAGTTTGAATTTAATCGTTTCACTCATTTCAGAAAATGGATTTCAGTGAGTTTCACATTCACCAGTTTCATAAAACCTTCAGTCATTTTCACATTTCACTAGATACAGAAAATACATTACACGCATTTAAAAAAAGTTAGATTTCACTCATTTTAGAAATCGCATTTCACTATATTTAACGTGTTTCACACTGAAATATGTATCATGTGTATGGAAAACAAAATTCACTCATCTAAAGAAAATAATTTCACACAGTTTAGAAAACATACTTCACTCAGTTGAGAAAACATATTTCAAATTTGATTTCAATCAATGGAAAAATACTAATTTCAATTATTTCAAAAAACCTATTTCGCTTGTTTCAGAAACCTGATTTCAGTCATTTGAAATGTTGAAATTAAAACATGTTTGAAATGCATCCAAATTTGGTCTTATTCTAAAGCTCTTGGCTTGAGGAATTcaaatatataaaatatttcaaaaataACAATGTTTAAAAGATAGAAATGATTGCAAATCCTAAAGAGAAAATAAAAGGAAAGGATTTGTACCATGGCACCACATGCAACGTCAGGatagactctctctctctcacctaaCATGGGTCCCATCAATCTGACATTGATTTGACTTAAAACCAAAATAAGAAATTATTTGCATCAATACTTTGATATACACATGCATGTGGTCCCACACCTTTACACATGGCAGCAAGGCATTGGTGAGAGAATCACCGGTAGCTCCCAGCACCGGTAAAAAACACTTTGCGACCAGCAATTGCCTAAGGATTCTACAAAGCGCTAAAACAAACGGCATACAATGACAAAGCCACAAGCAAAATGAGTTCCACAAGGCCCCCATCAATGAAAAAGACTGGTAATCACCAGTGAACTCTTGACCAAAGTGACAGAGAAAACCCACCCGCTGTACCGTGAAAAATTAAAGGATTGTCGAAACATCTCCACTAGCTGTTACTACCACATCCACGTCATCATATCAATTGCCACGATTCTCCTAATGCAAATTTACATCTCCACAATCCTCAGCGTGAAACACAAGTAACAGTAGTGAGTGGTGACACTTGCGACCGTTAATTTCTTTACTTGTCAGTAGTTCCCCACAGGCTATCCAATCCTCTTGATGGAATCTACCAAGTAGTCGATATCAGGGGTAACGATCGCACGCTTGTTCACCTCCCCCAGGCTGCAGCAGTGCTTCTTGTTTGTGTTGATCGCTACAGCCTCCTGAGCAAATGTGCAGTCCAAACCAGCTGAAACCTGCACGTTTTATTCATCTCAAGTACTGCATCATCGAAAGACTAGACGTAATCACGTAAGCAGAAAATGCAGCATAAAGAAGCGCAGAATTTTTTAACACTTACATCAAAGAGTGCATCTCCAAGCCTCATCTTCACTTTACCACTCTTGTACACGAGCAGCTTCCCCATGAAACCGCCTGGCAAATCTTTTAGCTTACAGCCGTCGATCGACTCGAGTCTCCTCTTCTTATTGGGTTCTTCTGTTTCAACACCCTCACTGTCACTGGTGTCCATATCTGCTACAGCAACTGATACAACCTGCAGTAAAGGAAGAGATGCAGGGAACTGGAAGAAGAGCAACTGTGGTGTATTCATCTTGTCCTCAGTGTCCTGTCAAACGATTCATATAATACATCAGCTTTCAGGCCATTAATACTATACAGCCAGTACAATCAGTTAGATCAATATAAGATTACAAAACTAATAGAAGTCTAAAAGAAAAAGAGTAGCCGGCAGTTCCATCGACATTCCCACGAAAAGACAGTTCCATCAACATGTGGTGTGTTCTTTTGCATCGATATGAATACCTGAACAAGAACGGTGTTCCTCGACATGATATCATGCAACATGATATACATACCATTAGCCCAAGCTCCTGAGCTGCAGTTAATTCACCATCTTGTGTTCTGCTGGAAGAGAACTCTCCGAACACGTCTTCATCAAAAAATTCTGTAGCAAAGATAATGGAATGTTAACGGAAGCGTTTTTTAGGGGCAAACTGTGAGCATGATGTGGCAAAAGCCAAAAACTGCAAAAATAAAGAACACCAAAACCTGGATCTGCAGAGTTGGGCCTCCTTAGAGGCAGAGTAATAGGAGGATAGTTGTAGTTGGGATGGGTAAAGTCCTGCAGCAGTTAGTAGGAGATAAGTCAGGTAATCAATAAAACAACCCCCACCAGGCCACCACCCCACCCCTAATGTTGTTCTTTTATGGGTTTACTAACCTGAGGTCCAGTGAACTGTTTGGGTAACTTTGCAGCAGAAGTCGTAACGTCAGACATCATATACTTGCTAAAAAGGTTTACCTCCTGCTCTTGTTTAACTTGCAGAACAAATGATAAATTGCTCTGTGAATGTGCAGATGAAGGTAAATATGGAACAAATGGGAATGCAACCTTAAGCTACTACCTGATGAAGAACTTTTAGGGGCGGGGAAGGATCTTGCAGTTGAAGAGTTCACTTGTCCAAATGTAACCTGAACACAGGCTTCTGCCGTCGTAATGGAGCAGTATGTTATTATCAAATTGTAAACTGAAAACAACATAATGCTGTTACACCGGTGATATTGAGTTTGTTATTTCAAATATTCATAAACCCATACTTTCTAGATGAATCAGTGCCGACTTCTAAATAGAATTTTGATTATCTAAATTGCAACAATTATCAAGCCTCTAAGGTACAACATGCTGCATGTCATTAGTTCAAAACATACAATGATTTATATCCTAGGCTAGCGCCAACTTCATGAGATAACTCCTGAGTCCAGATTTTTCCTGACCTAACATGTCTGCTTCGACAATGCAAATTCAGTAGAATTACGTATTTGAACTATGATGCCTTTCTGCTCCTTGCACTCGGATAGCTCATCATTACCCAATAGGCCATAGCTATTCTAGATAAACATGGTCAGTATGAAGTGTTCAAAAATATAGAGATACTGATGTCTTATTTGTCACAATTCGTTCAGCAGCTCTCAGTGATACAAAGGCAATTCTGATTCTAGAATGTTAGGAAGTTTGTGTAACAGCAACTGTAGTTAACTGATTAGTAATTTTTCACTGGAGATAGGCTAGTGGATGCAGGATCAAACatgaaatacagtagatattgtGAGGCAAACAACATTAAAATACTGACCATTTTTCTCAGCCTTGAATCTTCTTTCGAGGGCACCTTTACTCTGCATATGAAACTGGAGAATAAAACACCACCGACCTAAATTAGGCACGTACAAATCGGACTCAGACATACAAGTACCTGTGGTGTTCTAAGTTTCCTCAACAGATCCT
This window encodes:
- the LOC119295040 gene encoding uncharacterized protein LOC119295040; the encoded protein is MDDKREKGKDKDGSASTPPNRRKAGLKFSPKVPTKKTPNIVPKMEPEEESELDAIDKDLLRKLRTPQSKGALERRFKAEKNEACVQVTFGQVNSSTARSFPAPKSSSSVKQEQEVNLFSKYMMSDVTTSAAKLPKQFTGPQDFTHPNYNYPPITLPLRRPNSADPEFFDEDVFGEFSSSRTQDGELTAAQELGLMDTEDKMNTPQLLFFQFPASLPLLQVVSVAVADMDTSDSEGVETEEPNKKRRLESIDGCKLKDLPGGFMGKLLVYKSGKVKMRLGDALFDVSAGLDCTFAQEAVAINTNKKHCCSLGEVNKRAIVTPDIDYLVDSIKRIG